The DNA sequence TACAGGTATGGGAAATTACATGTAAGAGCTTAGTTCTTAGAAGCCTAAAGAAAGGAGATCTGAGGGAAGTATGGGAAGGAAGGCTGTGCTTAGTTAATAATAGTGGTGGGAGACCTGattgggaaaggagagagaatccTGGGGTACAGCTAAGAATGTGAGTGAAGAGAAGCTACCTGCTGGGGACACAGCCTGCTCACAGGCCATCAAAGGGAGGCCAGGCTCAGTAGCAGCAGTAGGTCCTAATCATCCATGGGGTGGATTCTATCTCTCTGCCTATGTCCTACCTGGATTCACTTTGTTCTtgtatttttctccctttcagaTTTTCCTGAACTACACTGTGGCTGGCTCCAGTTTTGTCTTTGGAGATACGCTgatccaaaatatttttgcttttcaggTTGGATCTATTTTATGGACAGGAATGATAGTGGAGGGGTTGGAAAGTAAAGCAGAAGATGATAATGTATGTCCAGGAGATCAGCCAGGCTGCACACTGATTGGATCCTAAAAGGATGGTTTAATACCATTAAAAGGAAACAGCATCCATTTATTGCCTTTTGATCATTACCATCCTGAAAGTGGATGAAATGAGGAGGGGGAGGTTTAGAAAATATCTCCTTGAGATGTAGTACAGATGGGCTAGTAGATTTgtaatacattttgaatttttttcctagacTACCCTGTATCAGATGTGCTTGGATTTCAAGAGTTTAATTTAGAGGCCTGAAACACAGTTTATTTATGGTATATGTAGCGCATACAATGTAATATCTCACCAGCTGTCCACCACTCTCATTACAGACCTTACCAGTCATCCTTTTCTTTGGATGTATGACGTCCATTCTCTACTATCTGGGCCTTGTGCAATGGGTAGTTCAGAAGGTGAGTTGTTTTCCTCCTCTGGTTGGGAGATGGGTCTTTATGTTGGGGTCTGTCAAGGCCATGGAAGATGACACTTTGGAATAATGTTTATATGTAGGATGTAGAGTGTTTGAATCAATGTGAAAAGTCAAATCATCCCAAGCATGGTGGATATCAAATGGTGTGTTAAATTTATATCACTATgacaaaaatatctgagaaaatcaacttaaaacaAGGAAAGGttattttggttcagtttcaGGAGTTTCAGGCCATGGTAGTTTGACTCCATTGTTTTTGGACCTGTGATGAGGTAGAACCTATGGCCAGGAGCATCTAGtgaagcaaagctgctcacctcatggtagccaaggagcaaagagagaaagaggaaggaacaaGGGTTCCAATATCCCTTttaagggcacatccccagtgtttAATTTCTTCCCACTAGCCCCTTACCTCTTAAAGATTCTGTCACCTTCTAGTAGTGTCActggctggtgaccaagcctttaacatatagGCCTTTGGAGAATATTCTAGATGTAAACTATAGCAAGCCTCAGGTAGTCTGGGGGGGCAGAGCAGGGAGAGAAGTTGGGCTGGATCACTCTTTCATACTGAGTTTTAATGTACTTGTTCTAAAGGCCAAGAGTCCTGAGTTCTGGTCACGGCTGTTTGTAACTTCTCTAGGCCTCATTTGCCTTATCAGTAGAGTGGAGAAGGAGGGTTTTGCTAGTTATTCTCCAAGATTTCTGCTAATACTGATGGTTTAGTCTCTATGCTTTTAGATCGCCTGGTTTTTGCAGTTCACCATGAGAACCACCTCTACAGAGACCCTGGTTGTGGCAGGAAACATCTTTGTGGGGATGGTAAGTACCCTGAGGACTTGTGGTCTTCTTTTCTCAGGAGAACTAAAAACTTTGGAGAAATCAGGTTCACAAAAGTATGCTTTTCTTatgaaaagtcaaataaatgaagaCTGTGAGGGGTACCCAATTCCTGATGAAAGAAATCTCAGAAGCTCAAAGAAGACTCAGCTCATTGTTTTCATCCTTCAGTGTCTACTAATATTTACTTGGGCATACTTAGTCTGAATGATCCAACTTTTTACATAGGAATTTAGAGGAATGTCATAGTCCAAATCTTATCCCCCTTCAGGAGCTATAAAGGGTATTTGATCTATGTTTTGGTTTTTCCACGTCATACCCTATGACCTTTATTTTCCAGGGTCTCTAAAGAGACAAAAGCTTGTCTTGCCCAGGGCTAACACTAAGCCTCTTCCTTATAACAGTTGTTTGGTACATTTATCTGTGTGAAATATAGactcaatgtatgtttttgccTATCAGCTCATTGTTAAGGACAATGGCTTGTCAAATTGACAAGGAGTTAGAATTGAGGTCTTGCCCTCTAAATGCTCAGACTGATTACCTGCTTCAGACATGTCCTCAGAGTACTTCTGGATACTTCTGAACTAGCCCTCCATGTTTTGCTAAAATTATCCATAATCAGCTTAGTTTTTCCATGCTAGATTATGGAAATAGGaacttatttatattaatatcctTAGCATCTAGTATACCACTAGTCACATGGTTGGTACTCATTAAATTAAGGTTGATGCTAGATTTAGTTTCCATAGTTGCAcctttatatttcataaatatcatttcttttgaCTCTTTCATAAAGAGTTGGCTTAGATCATTTACTTGCAATTCATTTAATGAATACTTTGTCAGCATCTAGTGTTAAGACTCAGAAAGTGCTCTATATTCCATAAGTTCATTCAGGAAGTACATGGCTTTAGAAATTGAGAACATAACAAAGGAAATATGCCATTTCTTTTctataacatattaaaatatgaatagatgAGACACACATGTGTGGAAATGGGAAAGAACCATGCCAGCCAGGACCAGATTAGGTGTTGAGGGGAGTGAGGCAGATATTGGGAGGGATTGAGGCAAAGCTCAGAGACCCCCCTCAGAGGGGCTGTGTCTCATTGAACAGCTCTCACACTGAGAGATGTGTGTCTAGTGGGTCCAGTCCCTAAGCTGGGATGGGCACTCTAGTGGAGTCACACCCTCTTAGCATCTGAATGTCTTCTCCTTGTTTGTAGACAGAGGCACCTCTGCTCGTCCGTCCCTACCTCGCAGACATGACCCTCTCTGAAATCCACACAGTGATGACTGGAGGGTTTGCCACCATTTCGGGCTCTGTGTTGGGAGCCTTCATATCCTTTGGGGTAGGCATGGTCCATGGGATCACTCCTGGGTGAGTACCAGCTGGGTTCTGCCGAGACCCTGATCCTGGGTCTAAATTTACAGATTGATGCGTCATCCTTGATTTCTGCCTCTGTGATGGCCGCCCCTTGTGCTCTTGCCTTGTCCAAGCTggtatacccagaagtggaagaGTCCAAGTTCAAGAGTGTGGAGGGGATGAAACTGCCTCATGGGTGAGTCCATGAAGGCATATAATTTGGGAGATGGTCAGGTATATGGAGAGTCAAGAGTGGCCCTTTGGTGGCAGAGATTTCAAGTCTTGCTGAGAGGAAGAATGTGATTCCATCCCGGCTCTTGCCTATCTCTGCCTCTAGCTAGTcatgttgatttttcttctttgggttAATCCTCCTATTTGCCGCTAGCTTTTGCATGCCAGTATACCATTTGTTGTCTGCTTCAGTGCAGTTTCATGGCCATTACATCATTATACACTGCTTCAGAGTCATTTCCACTAATAGGGCCCCTAAGGAACTCCTCCATCACTTTGTCTCACATTGGTCTTGTACCCACATCCTGCACTGTAGGGACAGTGGGATTTCTCTTCTCTGAGGGCCTGAGACTGCTCTAGATACCATATTCTTCCCATATGCCCAATGAGCACAGGAAGGAGAAGAATATCCTGGAAGCTGCCAGCAATGGAGCCACAGATGCCATAGGCCTTGTTGCTAATGTAGCAGCCAACCTGATTGCCTTTTTAGCGGTGTTGGCCTTCATCAATGCTGTCCTCTCCTGGCTGGGGGAAATGGTGGACATTCACGGGCTCACTTTCCAGGTAAAGGATTATCCTTGTTGGGCTGTCACTCTGTCATTAAAAAGTGCTTGAACTGGGCACATCATTCTGGCCCATAGTAAGCTAAGAGCATgaatgggggaaggggagagttGGGCCAAGGCCCCAGAAAAGGCCCTTGGTGTCTAacctttgttatttgtttttttcctgggtTGTCTCTCTTTCACTCAGGTCATCTGCTCCTATGTCCTGAGGCCCATGGTTTTCATGATGGGTGTAGAGTGGGCAGACTGTCCAATAGTGGCCGAGATAGTGGGAATCAAGTTTTTCATAAATGAGTTTGTGGCCTATGAGCAATTGTCTCAATACAAGGACAAACGTCTCTCTGGAGTGGAAGAGTGGATCGAGGGTGAGAAACAGTGGATTTCTGTAAGTGACAATCCAGAAAAGCATAAGTAGTGTGAGGTTTCAGCCATGGCTGTCTGAGGGTAGATAGCaagatactaaaaaaaattttgtttcagaCAAACATGTCTTTCCACAGTCACAGGCCTACCCACAAAGCAAGCATAACTTGTGCTTAGAAACCTGATCTTCAGTACCTGAACAACTTATTCTGAGATTGGTGTGCTATTTCTCCCCCACACTTTGACCAAACTTCTTTCTATAATGCAATTGATGGGTCTTTACAGTGAGGACAGTCCAGggaagacaattttatttttttggtactggagatttcaCCTCAGGGCCACacacactgagctatacccccagtcctttttgttttgaaacagggtcaatagggtctcactaagtggcctaAGTTGTCCTCagtctgtgatcctcctgccttagccttccaaataGGGGGGttatagatatgtgccaccatacctggcaaaaGGAGCAGTTATTTTCTAAGCATCCTTTGTACCTCCCTTAGAACAGTATGGGAAAGACTTAAGGCTATAAGTACACTGGAACTTCCATCATGATTGTATGAATGCACATGTGGGACTGAATTTATCtccttatttctgtttgtttttcctaGGTGAGAAGTGAGATCATTACAACATATTCACTCTGCGGATTTGCCAATCTTAGTTCCATAGGAATAACACTGGGAGGCTTAAGTGAGTTGTCCCCCAACCCCCCACTAAGCCAGCCAGACCCTAACTTTTGTAGTGGGCAGTTCCTGGTACTCAGAATAAGTTGAGACTAGATAGAGAAGCTGATGTGAAATGGTTTTTCTTGGGCTGCAGTTAACTTAAAACTAAATCAATATTGCTACCTGGCTCTGCATACAGTTCTTTACAAACTTTAAAACTGAGTTTTACTTGCTTTTTTCCTATCAGGGGCCCCAAAAGtggt is a window from the Urocitellus parryii isolate mUroPar1 chromosome 6, mUroPar1.hap1, whole genome shotgun sequence genome containing:
- the Slc28a2 gene encoding sodium/nucleoside cotransporter 2, with the translated sequence MAACAEDTYEWQTAESSFFIEKNVQTFIKARSFCRRHASLFKKILLGLLCLAYAAYFLAACILDFQRALALFVLTCLVIFVLVHNFLKKLFGEKLMRCLKPFKNSRLRFWMKWVFRGACVVGLILWLVLDTAQRPEQLISFAGICMFILILFVCSKHHSAVSWRTVFWGLGLQFVFGIVVIRTYPGFIAFQWLGDQIQIFLNYTVAGSSFVFGDTLIQNIFAFQTLPVILFFGCMTSILYYLGLVQWVVQKIAWFLQFTMRTTSTETLVVAGNIFVGMTEAPLLVRPYLADMTLSEIHTVMTGGFATISGSVLGAFISFGIDASSLISASVMAAPCALALSKLVYPEVEESKFKSVEGMKLPHGKEKNILEAASNGATDAIGLVANVAANLIAFLAVLAFINAVLSWLGEMVDIHGLTFQVICSYVLRPMVFMMGVEWADCPIVAEIVGIKFFINEFVAYEQLSQYKDKRLSGVEEWIEGEKQWISVRSEIITTYSLCGFANLSSIGITLGGLTSIIPQRKSDLSKIVIRALFTGACVSFISACIAGILYVPRGAESDCVSFLNTSFTNRTYETYVCCRELFQSTSLNGTNPPSFSGPWEDTEFSASALANCCELYTNAICA